One genomic window of bacterium includes the following:
- a CDS encoding response regulator yields the protein MLAFRNVTTRRELENQRLRSQQLESLGVLAGGIAHDFNNLLTIIMGNISLVEEAPGIRAEETRRLEQMKTATESARALTDQFLTFARGGDPDTVPTALAAIVTQAATLAFSGAPVSYELDLPADLWPVRVDRAQIGQVLNNLFLNAWQSMEGGGRVVISARNCENCSDFPGDERCVRLDVRDQGAGIAPDDLERIFDPYFTTKETGTGLGLAIAHSIVRRHGGALIVQSQPGSGSVFTLALPAIESTVAERPVAAPGAVMPGGRVLVLDDEAEVRDVCRGLLESLGFRYAGAETGEDALRAYAAAVAAGDPFDVVIMDLTVPGAMGGKEAVRRLLAEDPRARVIVASGYSRDPVLANHRQYGFIAALRKPFDREALRAVLGAVMDAAPGVRD from the coding sequence GTGCTGGCGTTCCGCAACGTCACCACCCGCCGCGAGCTGGAGAACCAGCGTCTGCGGTCCCAGCAGCTCGAGTCCCTGGGCGTCCTGGCCGGCGGCATCGCCCACGACTTCAACAACCTGCTGACCATCATCATGGGCAACATCTCGCTGGTCGAGGAGGCGCCGGGCATCCGGGCCGAAGAGACCAGGCGACTCGAGCAGATGAAGACCGCGACGGAGAGCGCGCGCGCGCTCACCGACCAGTTCCTGACTTTCGCCCGCGGCGGCGATCCGGACACGGTGCCCACGGCGCTCGCGGCGATCGTGACCCAGGCGGCGACGCTGGCCTTCAGCGGCGCTCCCGTTTCGTACGAACTCGACCTGCCGGCCGACCTGTGGCCGGTGCGCGTCGACCGGGCCCAGATCGGGCAGGTGCTCAACAACCTCTTCCTGAACGCGTGGCAGTCCATGGAGGGCGGCGGACGCGTGGTGATCTCGGCCCGCAACTGCGAGAATTGCAGCGACTTTCCGGGCGATGAACGCTGCGTGCGCCTCGACGTGCGCGATCAGGGCGCCGGCATCGCCCCCGACGATCTCGAGCGGATCTTCGATCCCTACTTCACCACCAAGGAGACCGGCACGGGTCTCGGTCTGGCCATCGCCCATTCCATCGTGCGGCGCCACGGCGGGGCCCTGATCGTCCAGTCGCAACCCGGATCGGGCTCGGTCTTCACGCTGGCCCTGCCGGCCATCGAATCGACCGTGGCGGAGCGGCCCGTCGCCGCGCCCGGAGCGGTCATGCCGGGGGGACGGGTGCTGGTCCTCGACGACGAGGCCGAGGTGCGTGACGTGTGCCGGGGCCTGCTCGAGAGTCTCGGCTTCCGCTATGCCGGGGCGGAGACGGGCGAAGACGCCCTGCGGGCCTACGCGGCGGCGGTCGCCGCGGGCGATCCCTTCGACGTCGTGATCATGGACCTGACGGTGCCCGGGGCGATGGGGGGCAAGGAGGCGGTCCGGCGCCTGCTGGCCGAGGATCCGCGGGCGCGGGTGATCGTCGCCAGCGGCTACTCGCGCGATCCGGTGCTGGCCAACCACCGGCAATACGGCTTCATCGCGGCGCTGCGCAAGCCCTTCGACCGCGAGGCCCTGCGGGCCGTGCTCGGGGCCGTGATGGACGCCGCGCCCGGGGTCCGCGACTGA
- a CDS encoding mechanosensitive ion channel, with protein sequence MQEFLDQVVRLFSHLGTGVLSLVPTVVVILILVVVQRMLGRQSSRNTGLRFRNQLIMAGVIFVGVLLIIVALPVGTDLKGQLLTLVGIIASVTISLSSSTFLGNAMAGIMLKAVRNFRSGDFIAVGDHFGRVTERGLFHTEIQTASRDLTTLPNLFIATNPVTVTRASGTIVDATVSLGYDVPHGRIERLLLEAAGATGLSDPFVQVLDLGDYAVTYRVAGLLEDTKRLLTFRSRLRTAVLDALHGDGVEIVSPAFLNRREVAPGQRFVPRRPEGPPAAGADADVQVIFDKAEEAASLEKLRAMLAETENGLADLAAAVKAADGDTARAAAERNLATAQKRREILLARVEAAEKREAEKDG encoded by the coding sequence ATGCAGGAATTCCTGGACCAGGTCGTCCGGCTCTTCTCCCATCTGGGCACGGGGGTTCTCTCCCTCGTGCCGACGGTGGTCGTGATCCTGATTCTCGTTGTCGTCCAGCGGATGCTCGGGCGGCAGTCGAGCCGCAACACGGGCCTGCGCTTCCGCAACCAGCTCATCATGGCCGGGGTCATCTTCGTCGGCGTGCTGCTGATCATCGTCGCGCTGCCGGTGGGCACCGACCTGAAGGGGCAGCTGCTGACCCTCGTCGGGATCATCGCCTCGGTGACGATCTCCCTCAGCTCGTCGACCTTCCTCGGCAACGCCATGGCCGGCATCATGCTCAAGGCCGTGCGCAACTTCCGGTCGGGCGACTTCATCGCGGTCGGCGACCACTTCGGCCGGGTCACCGAACGCGGTCTCTTCCACACGGAGATCCAGACGGCGAGCCGCGACCTGACGACCCTGCCCAATCTCTTCATCGCCACCAATCCGGTCACCGTCACGCGCGCGAGCGGCACCATCGTCGACGCCACGGTCTCCCTCGGCTACGACGTGCCCCACGGCCGGATCGAACGGCTGCTGCTCGAGGCCGCCGGCGCGACCGGACTCAGCGATCCCTTCGTGCAGGTGCTCGACCTGGGCGACTACGCGGTGACCTACCGCGTCGCCGGCCTGCTCGAGGACACCAAGCGCCTGCTCACCTTCCGCTCCCGCCTGCGCACGGCCGTCCTCGACGCCCTGCACGGCGACGGGGTCGAGATCGTCTCCCCGGCCTTCCTCAACCGCCGCGAGGTCGCCCCCGGACAACGGTTCGTGCCGCGGCGCCCGGAGGGCCCGCCCGCGGCGGGCGCCGACGCCGACGTGCAGGTGATCTTCGACAAGGCCGAGGAGGCGGCGTCGCTCGAGAAGCTGCGGGCCATGCTCGCCGAGACCGAGAACGGCCTGGCCGACCTGGCCGCGGCCGTGAAGGCGGCCGACGGCGACACGGCCCGAGCGGCGGCCGAACGGAACCTGGCGACGGCCCAGAAGCGGCGCGAGATCCTGCTGGCGCGGGTGGAGGCCGCCGAGAAGCGGGAAGCGGAGAAGGACGGCTGA
- a CDS encoding NADP-dependent malic enzyme has product MAFRDQDALDYHEKGRPGKTEVVPTKPCLTAHELSLAYSPGVAVPCNAIAANPNDGYRYTNRGNLVAVVSNGTAVLGLGNIGALAGKPVMEGKGVLFKRFGHVDVFDIEIDTEDVDEVVRFCQLLEPTVGGINLEDIKAPECFEIERRLRETMSIPVFHDDQHGTAIIAAAGLINAAQLQGKEIDSLKVVVSGAGASAIACAKLVERLGVPRENFLLVDSKGVCYKGRTDGMNEYKEYFANETDRRTLAEAMVGADFFLGCSVKGLVTGDMVKSMADKPIVFAMANPDPEISYDEAVKARPDVIMATGRSDFPNQVNNVLGFPFIFRGALDIRAKAINEEMKLAASHALADLARQPMPAEVAAAYGGTHFEFGPEYIIPKPFDSRVLPIVALAVARAGVESGVAGEPISDWDAYEQRLAAMHNKSLMVMHTIRSRAMANPRRIVFSEGEEQRVIEAARKALDQGLCHPILLGDPEVIAERAEKYGVDLEGLVIKNPAKGPKLEDKARLLFQERARKGYNYAKALRMVKRPMHHGVMMLRANEADGMVCGADRSYVDTLRVILPLAELREGVSRIVGMHVLLVEGKVYIFADTTVNYHPDSRQLAEIAIMASTVARHFNIEPIVAMLSFSNFGDNDRPESRKVREAVAILNREHPELRVDGEMQGDIAVIPSMRGLSVPDCKVNGQANVLVFPDLQSANITYKLVGHLGQREVIGPLLYGLKQPINMVSANSSVDKIVNMAALSSYEVGRS; this is encoded by the coding sequence ATGGCCTTCAGGGATCAGGATGCGCTCGACTATCACGAAAAGGGTCGCCCAGGCAAGACGGAGGTCGTGCCGACCAAGCCCTGCCTGACCGCCCACGAACTCTCCCTCGCGTATTCGCCGGGCGTCGCGGTGCCCTGCAACGCCATCGCGGCCAACCCCAACGACGGCTACCGCTACACCAACCGCGGCAACCTCGTCGCCGTCGTCAGCAACGGCACCGCCGTGTTGGGCCTCGGCAACATCGGCGCCCTCGCGGGCAAGCCGGTCATGGAGGGCAAGGGCGTCCTCTTCAAGCGCTTCGGCCACGTCGACGTCTTCGACATCGAGATCGACACCGAGGACGTGGACGAGGTCGTGCGCTTCTGCCAGCTCCTCGAGCCCACCGTCGGCGGCATCAACCTCGAGGACATCAAGGCCCCCGAGTGCTTCGAGATCGAGCGCCGCCTGCGCGAGACCATGAGCATCCCCGTCTTCCACGACGACCAGCACGGCACGGCCATCATCGCGGCCGCCGGCCTCATCAACGCGGCGCAGCTCCAGGGCAAGGAGATCGACTCGCTCAAGGTCGTCGTCTCCGGTGCCGGCGCCTCGGCCATCGCCTGCGCGAAGCTGGTCGAGCGGCTGGGCGTGCCGCGGGAGAACTTCCTGCTCGTCGACAGCAAGGGCGTCTGCTACAAGGGCCGCACCGACGGCATGAACGAGTACAAGGAGTACTTCGCCAACGAGACCGACCGCCGCACCCTGGCCGAGGCCATGGTCGGGGCCGACTTCTTCCTCGGCTGCTCGGTGAAGGGTCTCGTCACCGGCGACATGGTCAAGTCGATGGCCGACAAGCCCATCGTCTTCGCCATGGCCAACCCCGACCCGGAGATCAGCTACGACGAGGCGGTGAAGGCCCGTCCCGACGTCATCATGGCCACCGGGCGCAGCGACTTCCCGAACCAGGTCAACAACGTGCTCGGCTTCCCCTTCATCTTCCGGGGCGCCCTGGACATCCGGGCGAAGGCCATCAACGAGGAGATGAAGCTGGCGGCCTCCCACGCCCTGGCCGATCTGGCCCGGCAGCCCATGCCGGCGGAGGTGGCCGCGGCGTACGGCGGCACGCACTTCGAGTTCGGGCCCGAGTACATCATTCCCAAGCCGTTCGACAGCCGGGTGCTGCCCATCGTGGCGCTGGCGGTGGCGAGGGCGGGGGTCGAATCGGGCGTGGCCGGCGAGCCGATCAGCGACTGGGACGCCTACGAGCAGCGTCTGGCCGCCATGCACAACAAGAGCCTGATGGTGATGCACACCATCCGCAGCCGGGCCATGGCCAACCCGCGCCGCATCGTCTTCTCCGAGGGCGAGGAGCAGCGCGTGATCGAGGCCGCCCGCAAGGCGCTCGACCAGGGCCTGTGCCACCCGATCCTGCTGGGCGATCCGGAGGTGATCGCCGAGCGGGCCGAGAAGTACGGCGTCGACCTCGAGGGCCTCGTCATCAAGAACCCGGCCAAGGGCCCGAAGCTCGAGGACAAGGCGCGGCTGCTCTTCCAGGAGCGGGCGCGCAAGGGCTACAACTACGCCAAGGCCCTGCGCATGGTGAAGCGCCCCATGCACCACGGCGTGATGATGCTGCGCGCCAACGAGGCCGACGGCATGGTGTGCGGCGCCGACCGCTCCTACGTCGACACGCTGCGGGTGATCCTGCCGCTGGCCGAGCTGCGCGAGGGCGTCAGCCGCATCGTCGGCATGCACGTGCTGCTGGTCGAGGGCAAGGTGTACATCTTCGCCGACACGACGGTGAACTACCACCCGGACTCGCGCCAGCTGGCCGAGATCGCCATCATGGCCTCGACGGTGGCGCGGCACTTCAACATCGAGCCCATCGTGGCCATGCTTTCGTTCTCGAACTTCGGCGACAACGACCGGCCGGAGAGCCGCAAGGTGCGCGAGGCGGTGGCGATCCTCAACCGGGAGCACCCGGAGTTGCGGGTCGACGGCGAGATGCAGGGCGACATCGCGGTGATCCCGAGCATGCGGGGCCTGAGCGTGCCCGACTGCAAGGTGAACGGCCAGGCCAACGTGCTGGTCTTCCCGGACCTGCAGAGCGCGAACATCACCTACAAGCTGGTGGGCCACCTGGGCCAGCGCGAGGTCATCGGACCCCTGCTCTACGGCCTCAAGCAGCCCATCAACATGGTCTCGGCCAACTCGTCGGTGGACAAGATCGTCAACATGGCGGCGCTGTCGTCGTACGAGGTCGGGCGCTCCTGA
- the galE gene encoding UDP-glucose 4-epimerase GalE, translated as MLVTGGAGFIGSHTCLELLQAGRDVVVVDNLCNSSPVSLDRVRDLAGRDLEFHRVDICDRAALAAVFAGRRFDAVVHFAGLKAVGESNEIPLRYYENNITGTLALLETMAAHDCRRLVFSSSATVYGDPATVPITEDFPLRATNPYGRTKLFIEEILRDLCASDPRWTAVLLRYFNPIGAHASGRIGEAPQGVPNNLMPYVMQVAVGQREKVSVFGGDWDTPDGTGVRDYIHVVDLALGHLAALDRLDDFSGCVPVNLGTGRGYSVLEMVAAAEKASGRPVPYEIVARRPGDIATCYADPACAAAKLGWRAERDIDCMCADHWRWQEGNPRGYD; from the coding sequence ATTCTCGTCACCGGCGGCGCCGGCTTCATCGGCAGCCACACCTGCCTCGAACTGCTGCAGGCCGGACGTGACGTCGTCGTGGTCGACAACCTGTGCAACTCCTCGCCCGTCAGTCTCGACCGGGTGCGCGATCTCGCCGGGCGCGACCTCGAGTTCCATCGCGTCGACATCTGCGACCGGGCGGCCCTCGCCGCGGTCTTCGCCGGGCGGCGGTTCGACGCGGTGGTGCACTTCGCCGGCCTGAAGGCCGTGGGGGAGAGCAACGAGATCCCCCTGCGGTACTACGAGAACAACATCACCGGCACCCTGGCCCTGCTCGAGACCATGGCGGCCCACGACTGTCGGCGACTGGTCTTCAGTTCGTCGGCCACCGTGTACGGCGATCCGGCCACCGTGCCCATCACCGAGGACTTCCCCCTGCGCGCCACGAACCCCTACGGCCGCACGAAGCTCTTCATCGAGGAGATCCTGCGCGACCTGTGCGCGTCGGATCCGCGCTGGACGGCCGTGCTGCTGCGCTACTTCAACCCCATCGGGGCCCACGCGAGCGGGCGCATCGGCGAGGCACCCCAGGGGGTGCCCAACAACCTGATGCCCTACGTGATGCAGGTGGCCGTGGGCCAGCGCGAGAAGGTGAGCGTCTTCGGCGGCGACTGGGACACGCCCGACGGCACCGGGGTGCGCGACTACATCCACGTGGTCGACCTGGCGCTGGGGCATCTGGCGGCCCTCGACCGGCTGGACGATTTCTCCGGCTGCGTGCCGGTGAACCTGGGCACGGGCCGGGGCTACTCGGTCCTGGAGATGGTGGCGGCCGCCGAGAAGGCCTCGGGGCGGCCGGTGCCCTACGAGATCGTCGCGCGGCGGCCCGGCGACATCGCCACCTGCTACGCCGATCCGGCCTGCGCGGCCGCGAAGCTGGGCTGGCGGGCCGAGCGGGACATCGATTGCATGTGCGCCGACCACTGGCGCTGGCAGGAAGGCAATCCGCGCGGCTACGACTAG
- a CDS encoding N-acetyltransferase: MIREVRPADVSALCAIYNHYVQHTVVTFATEPVGADEMAGAIVSAGPRLPWLVWDDPEAGRVTGYASCAAWKSRCAYRHSLETTVYLAPDRVGGGVGTLLYGELLQRLAAAGYHTALGGIALPNPASVALHEKLGFTRVAHFREVGRKFDRWIDVGYWQKVLEP, encoded by the coding sequence GTGATCCGGGAAGTCCGCCCGGCCGATGTGTCGGCCCTGTGCGCCATCTACAACCACTACGTGCAGCACACGGTGGTGACCTTCGCCACCGAGCCCGTCGGCGCCGACGAGATGGCCGGCGCCATCGTCTCGGCGGGTCCGCGGCTGCCCTGGCTCGTCTGGGACGATCCGGAGGCGGGCCGGGTCACCGGCTACGCGTCCTGCGCCGCCTGGAAATCCCGCTGCGCCTACCGCCATTCCCTCGAGACGACGGTCTACCTGGCGCCCGATCGCGTCGGCGGCGGCGTGGGCACCCTGCTCTACGGCGAACTCCTGCAGCGCCTGGCGGCGGCCGGCTACCACACCGCCCTCGGCGGCATCGCCCTGCCCAACCCGGCCAGCGTGGCCCTGCACGAGAAGCTGGGCTTCACCCGGGTCGCCCACTTCCGCGAAGTGGGTCGCAAGTTCGACCGCTGGATCGACGTGGGGTACTGGCAGAAGGTGCTCGAACCGTGA
- a CDS encoding sigma-70 family RNA polymerase sigma factor, protein MSDPRDITLMLGASRRGDAAALDRVFTTLYDELRHRARLELGGAGGPPTLSATVVVHEVYLKLVGAEVLDVRDRLHFLALAARAMRQVLTDHARARLARKRGGGVAHQDIADVEVAADDRAAAVLELDAALDRLAALAPRPAEIVALRFFAGQSPAEVAEVLGISERTVRREWQKARALLHGALLEDDA, encoded by the coding sequence ATGAGCGACCCGCGCGACATCACCCTGATGCTCGGCGCCTCGCGCCGGGGCGACGCCGCAGCCCTCGACCGGGTCTTCACCACCCTCTACGACGAGCTGCGCCACCGGGCCCGGCTCGAACTGGGCGGCGCGGGCGGGCCCCCGACCCTCAGCGCGACGGTCGTCGTGCACGAGGTGTACCTGAAGCTCGTGGGGGCCGAAGTCCTCGACGTGCGCGACCGTCTGCACTTCCTCGCCCTCGCCGCCCGGGCCATGCGCCAGGTGCTGACCGACCATGCCCGCGCCCGGCTGGCGCGCAAGCGCGGGGGCGGCGTCGCCCACCAGGACATCGCCGACGTCGAGGTCGCGGCCGACGACCGCGCCGCCGCCGTGCTCGAGCTCGATGCCGCCCTCGACCGGCTCGCGGCGCTGGCGCCGCGGCCGGCGGAGATCGTCGCCCTGCGCTTCTTCGCCGGGCAGTCGCCGGCCGAGGTGGCCGAGGTCCTCGGCATCTCCGAGCGCACCGTCCGCCGGGAGTGGCAGAAGGCGCGGGCCCTGCTCCACGGCGCCCTTCTGGAGGACGACGCATGA
- a CDS encoding serine/threonine protein kinase, whose translation MSPLDPGRWARLEPLLDRLLAEEPAARPALLDDPAVVPADLRVDLVRLLAASDGDGSPLDGDVVAWGAPLYADDPAAAADDGVPDRVGRYRVERLLGRGGMGSVHLAVRDDGAYRQEVALKILRRGLDTDEILARFRRERQILAALDHPGIARLIDGGATADGRPFLVMEHVEGVPLTDYAAGARLTQRTRVGLLIQACDAVGYAQRHLVVHRDLKPANILVTGAGDVKLLDFGVAKLLSDEAPGGDELRTLTGEGTRLLTPAYAAPEQLSGEPVTTATDVFALGILLQEVLTGWHPRVAGGPLRPLDGELATIVAKATSEEPDRRYASAVELGDDLRRWTAGDPVLARPATVGYRLRKFVRRRRAEIAVAAVVLAVLLAGLAGTTWQARRASREAARAGEVTDFLVDLFDAADPDAVAGADPTARDLLRRGSERIAGQLDGDPDTRIRLLAVLGDLHMKLGDYDAARPLLAEVLADRRARGDAADVRSALYRLAVADIRLSAYDRADSLLTLALAMPAERDDDPETANMLSDMAVLKSNQDDFAAAVALFERSLAMHERLYGPRDLQTIEVQSNYGVHLVENDRVAEGVAKSRLVLAARRAVLPADHTSIAVALHNLAFALAMEDSFAAAEQLYRESIAMRRRLYPEGHPDLAHSLRQLGNMITDQGRLAAAESLLVESAAMNDRFFRGPHMFTAFTWNEMAVVAYRRGDFDRAAEGFGEALAVFEGLLDDDHGILLQVENNRAGSLRRAGRLAEAEAHYIHLLDRRARRGDKADPLGARDLLDAGWTFRQRGNLARAVPVLREAWERRQGDPKATDLGRAEAGHELGLALAGRGESAEARRLLRAAWPVYEAELAPDDERLAALRADLARLGADD comes from the coding sequence ATGAGCCCTCTCGATCCCGGCCGCTGGGCGCGACTCGAGCCGCTGCTCGATCGGCTGCTCGCCGAGGAGCCGGCGGCGCGTCCGGCGCTGCTCGACGATCCGGCGGTCGTTCCCGCCGACCTGCGCGTTGACCTCGTCCGGCTGCTCGCCGCGTCCGACGGCGACGGTTCGCCCCTCGACGGCGATGTCGTCGCGTGGGGGGCGCCGCTCTATGCCGACGACCCGGCGGCGGCGGCCGACGACGGCGTGCCCGACCGGGTGGGGCGGTACCGTGTCGAGCGGCTGCTCGGGCGCGGGGGCATGGGTTCGGTGCACCTCGCCGTGCGCGACGACGGCGCCTACCGCCAGGAGGTGGCGCTGAAGATCCTGCGGCGCGGCCTGGACACCGACGAGATCCTGGCCCGCTTCCGGCGCGAACGGCAGATCCTCGCCGCCCTCGACCACCCCGGCATCGCCCGCCTCATCGACGGCGGCGCCACCGCGGACGGACGCCCCTTCCTGGTCATGGAGCATGTGGAGGGCGTGCCCCTGACCGACTACGCCGCAGGCGCGCGGCTGACCCAGCGGACCCGGGTCGGGCTGCTGATCCAGGCCTGCGACGCGGTGGGCTACGCGCAGCGCCACCTGGTGGTCCACCGCGATCTGAAGCCGGCCAACATCCTGGTCACCGGGGCGGGCGACGTGAAGCTGCTCGATTTCGGCGTGGCCAAGCTGCTCTCGGACGAGGCGCCCGGCGGCGACGAGCTGCGCACGCTCACCGGCGAGGGCACGCGCCTGCTCACGCCGGCCTACGCGGCGCCCGAGCAGCTGTCCGGTGAGCCGGTGACCACGGCGACCGACGTCTTCGCCCTCGGCATCCTGCTGCAGGAAGTCCTCACCGGATGGCATCCGCGCGTCGCCGGTGGGCCGCTGCGCCCTCTCGACGGCGAGCTGGCCACGATCGTCGCCAAGGCCACCAGCGAGGAACCCGACCGCCGCTACGCCTCGGCGGTCGAACTGGGTGACGACCTGCGGCGCTGGACGGCCGGCGACCCCGTTCTCGCCCGACCGGCCACGGTGGGCTACCGGCTGCGCAAGTTCGTGCGGCGGCGGCGGGCCGAGATCGCCGTCGCCGCCGTCGTGCTGGCCGTGCTGCTCGCGGGCCTGGCGGGCACCACCTGGCAGGCGCGACGGGCCTCGCGCGAGGCGGCGCGGGCGGGCGAGGTCACCGACTTCCTGGTCGACCTCTTCGACGCGGCCGACCCCGACGCGGTCGCCGGTGCGGACCCCACGGCGCGCGACCTGCTGCGGCGGGGCTCCGAGCGGATCGCCGGCCAGCTGGACGGCGACCCGGACACGCGCATCCGGCTGCTGGCCGTGCTCGGCGACCTGCACATGAAGCTGGGCGACTACGACGCGGCGCGGCCGCTGCTGGCCGAGGTCCTGGCCGACCGCCGGGCCCGCGGCGACGCGGCGGACGTGCGCTCGGCCTTGTACCGCCTGGCCGTCGCGGACATCCGGCTCTCGGCGTACGACCGGGCCGACTCGCTGCTGACCCTGGCCCTGGCCATGCCCGCGGAACGGGACGACGACCCCGAGACGGCGAACATGCTGAGCGACATGGCCGTGCTGAAGTCGAACCAGGACGACTTCGCGGCGGCGGTCGCGCTCTTCGAACGCTCGCTGGCGATGCACGAGCGCCTCTACGGGCCCCGGGACCTGCAGACCATCGAGGTGCAGTCCAACTACGGCGTGCACCTGGTCGAGAACGACCGGGTGGCCGAAGGGGTGGCCAAGTCGCGGCTGGTGCTGGCGGCCCGCCGGGCCGTGCTGCCGGCTGATCACACCTCCATCGCCGTGGCCCTGCACAACCTGGCGTTCGCCCTGGCCATGGAGGATTCGTTCGCCGCCGCGGAGCAGCTCTACCGCGAGTCCATCGCCATGCGGCGTCGGCTCTACCCCGAGGGGCATCCGGACCTGGCCCACTCCCTGCGCCAGCTGGGCAACATGATCACGGATCAGGGCCGCTTGGCGGCGGCGGAATCCCTGCTGGTGGAGTCGGCCGCCATGAACGACCGCTTCTTCCGGGGGCCCCACATGTTCACGGCCTTCACCTGGAACGAGATGGCGGTCGTGGCCTACCGCCGCGGCGACTTCGACCGCGCCGCCGAGGGCTTCGGCGAGGCGCTGGCGGTGTTCGAGGGGCTGCTCGACGACGACCACGGCATCCTGCTGCAGGTGGAGAACAACCGGGCCGGATCCCTGCGCCGCGCCGGACGACTGGCCGAGGCCGAGGCCCACTACATCCACCTGCTGGACCGGCGCGCCCGGCGCGGCGACAAGGCCGACCCGCTCGGGGCCCGCGATCTGCTCGACGCCGGCTGGACCTTCCGGCAGCGCGGGAACCTCGCCCGGGCGGTGCCCGTGCTGCGCGAGGCCTGGGAGCGGCGCCAGGGCGACCCGAAGGCCACCGACCTGGGGCGGGCCGAGGCCGGTCACGAACTCGGCCTGGCCCTGGCGGGGCGCGGCGAGTCGGCCGAGGCCCGACGCCTGCTGCGGGCCGCCTGGCCCGTCTACGAGGCCGAACTGGCGCCGGATGACGAGCGCCTGGCCGCCCTCAGGGCCGACCTGGCCCGCCTCGGCGCCGACGACTGA
- a CDS encoding secondary thiamine-phosphate synthase enzyme YjbQ, which translates to MRSHRQVLTLEIPARMDFVNITPEVEAAVRESGVREGLCLVNAMHITASVFINDDEPGLHEDYRRWLEKLAPFDASPAAYHHNRTGEDNGDAHHKRQIMGREVVVAITDGQLDFGTWEQIFYGEFDGRRRKRILIKIIGE; encoded by the coding sequence ATGCGATCCCACCGCCAGGTCCTGACCCTCGAGATCCCCGCCCGCATGGACTTCGTGAACATCACGCCCGAGGTCGAGGCCGCCGTGCGCGAGAGCGGCGTCCGGGAGGGCCTGTGCCTGGTCAACGCCATGCACATCACCGCCAGCGTCTTCATCAACGACGACGAGCCGGGTCTGCACGAGGACTACAGGCGATGGCTCGAGAAGCTGGCGCCCTTCGACGCCAGCCCGGCCGCCTACCACCACAACCGCACCGGCGAGGACAACGGCGACGCCCACCACAAGCGCCAGATCATGGGCCGCGAGGTCGTGGTCGCCATCACCGACGGCCAGCTCGACTTCGGCACGTGGGAGCAGATCTTCTACGGCGAGTTCGACGGCCGGCGCCGCAAGCGGATCCTGATCAAGATCATCGGCGAGTAG